One genomic region from Strix uralensis isolate ZFMK-TIS-50842 chromosome 19, bStrUra1, whole genome shotgun sequence encodes:
- the LOC141952314 gene encoding glutamine-rich protein 2-like, producing MQMSSSPPLHGTTLSSSSLKQDEELLKLLKRIQATVTQVQGDYEKLNSVTGNLLNDHHQKEKDMEALFRSLERLEKEKANKEDLVLGIDVKADKTALAGKVSRTQFEASMERLNEMMQETLSRVTGQEQGWHQVQRQLSEEMDSKLDRLELGPFRQQLEEHWRSILEQLKEKEPLTEADDAAGMKKQLLAHFHCLSCDRPLSMLAPGPHIAAIPSRPPLPPHLAGRSHTVVELEQTPQHSHRERVGECRYPRVPRQCGGRHTLTHPLQRCPHPQPHPPSTPRPLQPHTLLPIKHDETELSGQDGHIYRGRRVRQLPVLVGKEDFPRAKPKLSPRQWDAKDTSRLLSRPQSTASSLSQPGIPTSPEHRPASSHGRLSQARGLLVPLQPSWDGSSTPEARQDRGSPTEAPPPRPPSRRASISGQQQ from the exons atgcaaatgtcct ccagcccccccttgcacggcaccaccttgtcatcttcctccctgaagcaggacgaggagctgctgaagctgctgaagcgcatccaggccaccgtcacgcaggtgcaaggggaCTACGAGAAGCTCAACtctgtcaccgggaacctcctgaatgaccatcaccagaaggagaaagatatggag gctctgttccggtccctggagaggctggagaaggagaaggcgaacaaggaagacctggtgctggggaTTGatgtg aaagcagacaaaaccgccctggccggcaaagtgagtcgcacccagtttgaggcgagcatggagcggctgaatgagatgatgcaggagacgctgagccgggtgacggggcaggagcagggctggcaccaggtccagcggcagctcagtgaagagatggactccaag ctggaccgcctggagctggggcctttccggcagcagctggaggagcactggaggagcatcctggagcagctcaaggagaaggagccgctgacggaggctgacgatgcagctgggatgaagaa gcagctgctggcccatttccactgcctgtcctgcgaccggcccctcagcatgctggcgcctggccc gcacatCGCGGCCATCCCGTCCAGgccaccgctccccccccaccttgccgggcgctcccatactgtcgtggagctggagcaaacaccgcagcacagccacag GGAGCGGGTGGGCGAGTGCAGGTACCCCCGCGTGCCGCGGCAATGCGGGGGCcggcacaccctcacccacccgctgcagcgctgcccgcacccccagccccacccgcCCAGCAccccgcggccgctccagccccacaccctgctccccatcaag cacgacgagacggagctgtcgggccaggatggccacatctacaggggccggcgggtcaggcagctgcctgtgctcgtggGCAAGGAGG acttccccagggccaagcccaagctgtccccgaggcagtgggatgccaaggacaccagccgcctgctctcccggccccagagcactgcgtcgtcgctcagccagccag gcatccccacctcgccagagcacaggccagcctcctcccacggccgcctctcccaggcacGGGGGCTCCTCGTGCCCCTCCAGCCCTCGTGGGACGGATCCAGCACCCCGGAAGCCAGGCAGGACCGGGGGTCCCCGACCGAAGccccaccaccccggccaccgagcaggcgagcaagcatctctggccagcagcaataa